One part of the Salinimonas iocasae genome encodes these proteins:
- a CDS encoding sulfite exporter TauE/SafE family protein: protein MSEFTGLSAFFIGLAGGLHCLGMCGGIASALRLATPSHDSHWPYTVSYNLGRVSSYTLAGAIAGGLGQMSSSFIPVAGPVLATISGIMLLAMAAYLGRWWMGLTRLERAGQHLWKKLQPLSRKLVPFSSPWAALPYGIIWGWLPCGLVYSVLTWSLASGSAFSGAQIMLCFGLGTLPALIATSIGAHWVVNALQKPVVRQIIAGLLAVFALILLFNALRMWLTI, encoded by the coding sequence ATGAGTGAATTTACCGGGCTATCTGCATTTTTTATCGGGCTGGCCGGTGGACTCCATTGCTTGGGCATGTGCGGCGGTATCGCATCGGCATTACGGCTTGCCACCCCTTCTCATGACAGTCATTGGCCGTATACCGTAAGTTATAATCTGGGACGTGTAAGCAGCTACACCCTTGCAGGTGCTATTGCCGGGGGGCTGGGCCAGATGTCTTCATCATTTATACCTGTCGCAGGCCCGGTACTAGCAACAATTAGTGGCATAATGCTATTGGCAATGGCTGCTTATCTGGGCCGCTGGTGGATGGGACTGACGCGACTTGAACGCGCCGGACAGCACCTGTGGAAAAAATTGCAGCCCCTTTCACGCAAACTGGTACCCTTCTCATCCCCATGGGCGGCATTACCTTATGGTATTATATGGGGCTGGTTACCTTGTGGGCTGGTTTATTCAGTATTAACATGGTCACTGGCCAGTGGTAGTGCTTTCAGCGGCGCTCAGATTATGCTGTGTTTTGGTCTGGGGACGTTGCCGGCGCTTATCGCGACAAGTATCGGAGCACACTGGGTCGTTAATGCCCTGCAAAAGCCAGTGGTCAGACAAATTATTGCCGGATTACTGGCAGTGTTTGCACTCATTTTGTTATTTAACGCGTTACGTATGTGGTTAACCATTTAG
- the ccoS gene encoding cbb3-type cytochrome oxidase assembly protein CcoS, translated as MSIIYVLIPLAILIVAIAIGIFFWAVRSNQFEDLDRQGYSILFDDDLSPEEKKLADERKKMNE; from the coding sequence ATGTCTATTATCTATGTACTCATCCCGCTGGCGATACTGATTGTCGCTATCGCTATAGGCATATTTTTCTGGGCGGTTCGCAGCAATCAGTTTGAAGATCTTGACCGACAGGGCTACAGCATTTTATTTGATGATGACCTGTCGCCGGAAGAAAAAAAGCTGGCAGATGAACGAAAGAAAATGAATGAGTGA
- a CDS encoding heavy metal translocating P-type ATPase, producing MQYSPEQCYHCGQPNQPDHAYTAEVLGHDRNFCCPGCQAVATAIVDNGLEDYYQFRTESAEQASLPDAAMLSRLQMYDDPQLQEDFVVHNNDAHEIQLTVEGITCAACGWLIEKQLSRLNGIRQVSVNIAQRRAWVKWDNQHVSLSAIIQRLRKIGYKGFPFQADDHEASYAAEQKRFIQKLGLAGLMTMQVMMLMAAMYFDLLDNMSAQMQQYFHWIALVLTTPVVFYSGSTFYLGAINALQARTVNMDVPVTLAIGVTYTAGVYTTVTAGSDVYFESICMFIFLLLLSRFAEHRSRHKAMQISANMLQYIPMTATVVDGDTLNSCLAKRLQPGQTVMVKAGEVIPVDGTIVDGRATIDESMLTGEFTPVFKQVGDQVFGGTISQRQTIYIRVTNPLKYSLVNQILRMQSEAMATRPRLALAADKLSQYFVTAVLTVAALTYWYWYQQQPEDALWIMVAVLVATCPCALGLATPTALTCAVASLNKQGVLVKRADVLEAVADCDVLALDKTGTLTDGKFSIVNHWHETAWTQNQIDRIMATLEARSEHPISSLFNADNLLSLTDFEIIPGQGIRGTIESKQYKVGSSAFFNNDVPVTPFSANVYLACNQTIIAAWQISDSIKPGVKDTLRQFTEVKKIILSGDTQANVERVARDLQIDEFHFALTPRQKLEKVSEIQSSSMRIMMLGDGINDAPVLAQSDISVAVGNATDIAKTSADIILLSPQLDSLNKVFCLARRTKSVIRQNMAWALGYNLLVLPLAVSGLLAPWMAVIGMSISSMIVVFNSTRLLR from the coding sequence ATGCAATATTCGCCTGAACAATGCTATCACTGCGGCCAGCCTAATCAGCCAGATCATGCTTATACTGCCGAGGTTCTTGGCCATGACCGCAACTTTTGCTGCCCCGGCTGTCAGGCAGTGGCTACAGCCATTGTTGATAACGGGCTGGAAGACTATTACCAGTTCAGAACCGAAAGTGCAGAGCAGGCATCGTTACCGGATGCAGCGATGTTGTCGCGGCTGCAAATGTATGACGATCCGCAACTGCAGGAAGATTTTGTGGTTCATAATAACGATGCCCATGAAATTCAGCTAACGGTAGAAGGGATCACGTGTGCAGCGTGTGGATGGCTGATTGAGAAGCAACTATCGCGACTGAATGGAATACGACAGGTATCCGTGAATATCGCGCAGCGTCGGGCGTGGGTAAAATGGGATAATCAGCACGTTTCGCTCAGTGCCATCATCCAGCGGCTTCGCAAAATCGGTTATAAAGGGTTTCCTTTCCAGGCTGATGATCATGAAGCATCCTATGCCGCTGAGCAAAAGCGCTTTATCCAAAAGCTTGGCCTGGCCGGGCTGATGACCATGCAGGTTATGATGCTGATGGCAGCGATGTACTTCGACCTGCTGGACAATATGTCAGCACAAATGCAGCAGTATTTTCACTGGATAGCTCTGGTTCTGACTACCCCTGTCGTATTTTACTCCGGCTCGACATTCTATTTAGGCGCCATAAACGCGCTTCAGGCAAGAACCGTAAATATGGATGTTCCGGTCACTCTGGCCATCGGTGTCACTTATACCGCCGGCGTTTACACCACTGTAACCGCCGGCAGCGATGTATATTTCGAGTCCATCTGCATGTTCATTTTTCTGCTACTGCTCAGTCGCTTTGCCGAACACCGTAGCCGACACAAAGCCATGCAAATTTCCGCCAACATGCTGCAGTATATTCCAATGACCGCAACCGTAGTGGATGGTGATACATTGAACAGCTGTCTGGCCAAACGGCTTCAGCCCGGGCAGACTGTAATGGTTAAAGCCGGTGAGGTTATCCCTGTTGATGGCACCATTGTTGATGGTCGGGCGACAATTGATGAGTCGATGCTGACCGGAGAGTTTACGCCTGTTTTCAAACAAGTGGGTGATCAGGTTTTCGGCGGCACCATCTCTCAGCGCCAGACCATATACATCAGGGTGACCAACCCGCTTAAATATTCTTTGGTCAATCAAATTTTACGTATGCAAAGTGAGGCGATGGCTACCCGCCCCCGTCTTGCCCTGGCTGCCGACAAATTATCACAGTACTTCGTCACCGCAGTGCTGACTGTTGCGGCCCTGACCTATTGGTACTGGTATCAGCAACAACCCGAAGATGCGTTGTGGATTATGGTAGCAGTGCTTGTCGCAACCTGCCCGTGTGCATTGGGGCTTGCAACACCTACAGCGTTAACCTGTGCGGTGGCCAGCCTTAATAAACAAGGCGTCTTAGTTAAACGTGCCGATGTGCTTGAAGCGGTAGCCGATTGCGATGTACTGGCGCTTGATAAGACCGGCACACTGACCGATGGTAAGTTTTCTATTGTAAATCACTGGCATGAAACAGCTTGGACGCAAAATCAGATTGACCGGATCATGGCAACGCTGGAGGCGCGCTCGGAACATCCAATTTCCAGCCTGTTTAATGCAGATAATTTACTGTCGCTGACAGATTTTGAGATTATACCGGGACAGGGAATTCGCGGGACAATCGAGAGCAAGCAGTACAAAGTCGGATCCTCTGCATTTTTCAATAATGATGTACCGGTTACGCCATTTTCCGCCAATGTATATTTGGCCTGTAATCAAACCATTATTGCTGCATGGCAGATTAGCGATTCTATCAAACCTGGTGTGAAAGATACGCTCAGGCAATTTACTGAGGTTAAAAAAATAATATTAAGCGGAGACACGCAAGCCAACGTTGAGCGCGTTGCCAGAGACCTGCAAATAGATGAATTTCACTTCGCCCTGACGCCCCGCCAAAAGCTGGAAAAAGTCAGTGAGATACAGTCTTCTTCAATGCGGATCATGATGCTGGGCGATGGAATCAATGATGCACCTGTACTGGCACAATCTGATATTTCAGTAGCCGTAGGAAATGCTACCGATATCGCGAAAACATCTGCCGATATTATATTGCTTTCACCACAGCTTGACTCACTGAATAAGGTTTTCTGTCTGGCAAGAAGAACGAAATCGGTAATCCGACAAAATATGGCCTGGGCGCTGGGATACAACCTGCTTGTACTGCCTCTTGCGGTCAGCGGACTGCTTGCTCCCTGGATGGCCGTGATAGGAATGTCAATTAGTAGTATGATTGTTGTATTCAATTCAACGCGATTACTCAGGTGA
- a CDS encoding FixH family protein gives MEQPWYKQFWPWFLIAVPVITMVMGGVLLKLAISTQDSLVVDDYYKEGKAINASLAREHEAKRRNITADVSITEGSVVLEFHSGIPQDGNAVRLSFYHTTQQTKDFSILLSRDAKGLYRGYSEAMVPGKWRMTLEPVDESWKIQQQIWLPAEKTISLKP, from the coding sequence ATGGAGCAGCCCTGGTATAAGCAATTTTGGCCCTGGTTCTTGATTGCCGTACCGGTGATCACGATGGTTATGGGTGGTGTACTGCTGAAGCTGGCAATATCAACCCAGGACAGTCTTGTGGTTGATGATTACTACAAAGAAGGTAAGGCGATAAATGCAAGCCTCGCCCGGGAACATGAGGCAAAACGTCGTAATATTACTGCCGATGTCTCAATTACAGAAGGCTCAGTGGTACTTGAGTTTCACTCAGGGATCCCACAGGACGGCAATGCCGTCAGGTTATCGTTCTATCACACGACTCAGCAGACCAAAGACTTCTCAATTTTGCTAAGCCGTGATGCAAAAGGGTTATATCGTGGTTACAGTGAAGCGATGGTCCCCGGTAAATGGCGAATGACACTTGAGCCAGTTGATGAGTCATGGAAGATACAACAACAAATATGGCTGCCTGCTGAAAAAACTATTTCTCTTAAACCCTGA
- the ccoP gene encoding cytochrome-c oxidase, cbb3-type subunit III produces the protein MSMFWTIWISVITLGSIIGCFFLLRWCLTNFAGVEEGKSMGHQFDGIEEVNNPLPKWWTILFYVTIVFGLIYLVLYPGLGSYKGLWDWKSSNQNIQSLEESRQARQDAIDSGDYVQYDVELAKAAERFDPIFEAFAKVPVEELAFDDDAVKIGRRLFLQNCAQCHGSDARGQNGGFPNLTDEDWLYGGSGAKIKETLINGRQAAMPAWLDAMGEQGIEEVVAYVLSLSGRKVDQQLADKGEARFAVCAACHGQDGKGNQALGAPNLTDNIWLYGGSKRAVTETLTYGRNGVMPSFKQTLGEDKIHVVAAYVYSLSHQPE, from the coding sequence ATGAGCATGTTTTGGACAATCTGGATTTCAGTCATAACACTAGGCAGCATAATAGGTTGCTTCTTTTTGCTACGCTGGTGTCTGACAAACTTTGCCGGCGTGGAAGAAGGCAAAAGCATGGGCCATCAGTTTGATGGCATTGAAGAGGTCAACAATCCACTGCCTAAATGGTGGACAATTCTGTTTTACGTGACCATTGTATTTGGTCTGATTTACTTAGTACTTTACCCGGGTTTAGGCAGCTACAAAGGGTTGTGGGACTGGAAAAGCTCAAATCAGAATATTCAGTCATTAGAAGAATCCAGACAGGCGCGCCAGGATGCTATCGACAGCGGCGATTACGTGCAGTATGACGTTGAGCTGGCAAAAGCTGCTGAGCGCTTCGACCCTATTTTTGAAGCCTTTGCCAAAGTACCTGTCGAAGAGCTTGCATTTGATGACGATGCAGTGAAAATCGGCCGCCGACTGTTTCTTCAAAACTGTGCGCAGTGTCACGGCTCTGATGCTCGCGGTCAAAACGGCGGGTTTCCCAACCTGACAGATGAGGACTGGTTGTATGGCGGCAGCGGTGCAAAGATTAAAGAAACGCTTATTAACGGCCGACAGGCAGCGATGCCCGCATGGCTTGATGCTATGGGTGAACAGGGTATCGAAGAAGTTGTCGCCTATGTACTAAGCTTAAGTGGACGAAAAGTCGACCAGCAACTAGCAGATAAAGGTGAAGCCCGCTTTGCTGTCTGCGCCGCTTGCCATGGTCAGGATGGTAAAGGTAATCAGGCCCTGGGCGCACCAAATCTGACAGATAATATTTGGTTGTATGGGGGCAGCAAGCGCGCTGTTACTGAAACCCTGACCTACGGCAGAAATGGCGTGATGCCCTCATTTAAACAAACGTTGGGAGAGGATAAAATTCACGTTGTCGCTGCTTACGTTTATAGCCTGTCTCACCAACCTGAATAA
- a CDS encoding cbb3-type cytochrome oxidase subunit 3 yields the protein MDQGLIGTIFTIVVFVCFAGVVWWAFSGRNKKKFDDAANLPFADEDKERIKKDKRES from the coding sequence ATGGATCAGGGTTTAATAGGCACTATTTTTACAATTGTTGTTTTTGTTTGTTTTGCCGGCGTAGTCTGGTGGGCATTTAGCGGCCGCAATAAAAAGAAGTTTGATGATGCTGCCAACCTGCCCTTTGCAGATGAAGACAAAGAGCGCATAAAAAAAGATAAGCGGGAGTCTTGA
- the ccoO gene encoding cytochrome-c oxidase, cbb3-type subunit II, with the protein MKRNVHEIIEKNVGLLTVLILVAISFGAMVQITPLMFQQQTMEPVEGLRPYTALELEGRDIYIREGCVGCHSQMIRPFRAETERYGHYSVAGESVWEHPFLWGSKRTGPDLARVGGRYSDAWHIAHLRNPRDVVPESNMPGFPWLLENKLTGEDTAQKMEVFRGFGVPYSDEDIAGAQAAVRGKTEMEALVAYLQSLGTHLK; encoded by the coding sequence GTGAAAAGAAATGTCCACGAGATCATTGAGAAAAATGTTGGTTTGCTAACGGTGCTGATTCTGGTTGCTATCAGTTTTGGTGCAATGGTGCAGATTACGCCATTAATGTTTCAGCAACAAACGATGGAGCCGGTAGAAGGCTTGCGTCCTTACACTGCGCTGGAGCTTGAGGGGCGCGATATTTATATTCGCGAAGGATGTGTAGGCTGTCATTCGCAGATGATTCGCCCGTTTCGTGCAGAAACCGAACGCTACGGACACTATAGTGTGGCTGGCGAATCGGTCTGGGAACACCCTTTTTTATGGGGCTCTAAACGCACCGGCCCTGATTTAGCCAGAGTTGGCGGGCGATATAGCGATGCCTGGCATATTGCTCACCTTCGTAATCCTCGTGATGTTGTGCCCGAATCTAATATGCCTGGTTTTCCGTGGTTACTGGAAAACAAACTTACCGGTGAAGATACCGCGCAAAAAATGGAAGTTTTCCGGGGTTTCGGCGTGCCTTACTCCGATGAGGATATCGCAGGTGCTCAGGCTGCTGTGCGGGGCAAAACAGAAATGGAAGCCCTGGTCGCTTATTTACAATCTCTGGGAACACATTTGAAATAA
- the ccoN gene encoding cytochrome-c oxidase, cbb3-type subunit I, with protein MSDISQAQPTYNYKVVRQFTVMTIVWGIIGMGLGVFIAAQLFAPALNFDLPWLTFSRLRPLHTNAVIFAFGGSALFATSYYVVQRTSQVRLFSDKLAAFTFWGWQAVIVAAIITLPLGMTSSKEYAELEWPIDILIALVWIAYCINFFGTIVIRKVSHIYVANWFYGAFILTVMILHIGNSMAIPVSFTKSYSLYAGAVDAMMQWWYGHNAVGFFLTAGFLGMMYYFVPKQAGRPVYSYRLSIVHFWALISLYIWAGPHHLHYTALPDWTQSLGMVMSVILFVPSWGGMINGIMTLSGAWHKLRTDPVLRFLVVSLTFYGMSTFEGPMMAIKTVNALSHYTDWTIGHVHSGALGWVAMISIGSVYHLIPHLFGQRAMYSTRLVNVHFWLATIGVVLYIVAMWFSGVLQGLMWRAVNADGTLTYSFVESLEASKPYYVVRFIGGCFVVAGMLVMAYNAYRTIKAPKGSIAADPATQPA; from the coding sequence ATGAGTGACATAAGCCAAGCACAACCGACGTACAATTATAAGGTTGTACGTCAGTTTACCGTTATGACGATCGTTTGGGGAATCATAGGGATGGGATTGGGCGTATTTATTGCTGCCCAGTTATTTGCCCCGGCGCTTAATTTCGACCTACCCTGGCTGACGTTTTCCCGTTTACGTCCCCTGCATACGAACGCGGTAATTTTCGCCTTTGGCGGAAGCGCCCTGTTTGCGACATCCTATTATGTTGTGCAGCGTACTTCGCAGGTCAGGCTCTTCAGCGACAAGCTGGCCGCCTTTACATTCTGGGGATGGCAGGCCGTTATTGTCGCAGCGATTATCACTCTTCCACTGGGTATGACCTCGTCAAAGGAGTATGCAGAGCTGGAATGGCCTATTGATATCCTCATTGCTTTGGTCTGGATTGCGTACTGTATTAATTTTTTTGGCACCATCGTTATTCGTAAAGTTTCGCATATTTATGTTGCAAACTGGTTCTACGGGGCCTTTATTCTTACCGTGATGATTCTGCATATCGGTAACAGCATGGCCATTCCAGTCTCATTTACCAAATCATATTCATTATATGCCGGTGCCGTCGATGCCATGATGCAATGGTGGTACGGCCATAATGCGGTAGGCTTTTTCCTTACTGCCGGGTTCCTGGGCATGATGTACTATTTTGTTCCTAAACAAGCTGGCCGACCGGTTTATTCTTATCGTTTATCCATTGTTCACTTCTGGGCATTAATTTCTTTATATATCTGGGCAGGCCCCCACCACTTACATTATACCGCGCTGCCTGACTGGACGCAGTCACTGGGTATGGTGATGTCGGTTATTCTGTTTGTGCCCTCCTGGGGCGGTATGATAAACGGGATAATGACGCTATCGGGCGCGTGGCATAAGTTACGTACTGACCCGGTACTTCGCTTTTTGGTGGTTTCTTTAACCTTCTACGGCATGTCCACGTTCGAAGGGCCAATGATGGCGATTAAAACCGTTAACGCCCTGTCCCACTACACCGACTGGACAATAGGTCATGTTCACTCGGGTGCGCTTGGCTGGGTAGCGATGATTTCCATTGGTTCGGTGTATCACCTGATCCCTCACCTTTTCGGTCAGCGAGCGATGTACAGCACTCGTCTGGTGAATGTGCACTTCTGGCTGGCAACTATCGGTGTTGTGTTATACATCGTTGCTATGTGGTTCTCTGGCGTACTTCAGGGGCTGATGTGGCGTGCAGTAAATGCTGATGGCACATTGACCTATAGCTTTGTCGAGTCACTGGAAGCGTCAAAACCTTATTACGTGGTTCGCTTTATCGGTGGCTGTTTTGTGGTGGCAGGTATGCTGGTAATGGCTTACAACGCTTATCGCACCATTAAAGCGCCCAAGGGCAGCATTGCTGCTGACCCGGCCACGCAGCCAGCATAA
- the bfr gene encoding bacterioferritin, whose amino-acid sequence MKGNAKIVSALNELLAYELAAMDQYFIHSQMYLDWGLNKLYERIDHEFDDERGHATKLIERMLFLEGTPDMQTRTGFKVGKEVPEMLESDLRVEYEVDAKLREVIAMCEKESDFVTRDMLIELLDDTEMDHAHWLEQQLKLIKMVGLANYLQSQM is encoded by the coding sequence ATGAAAGGCAATGCAAAAATAGTATCGGCGCTTAATGAGCTGCTTGCCTATGAACTGGCAGCGATGGATCAATACTTTATTCACTCGCAGATGTATTTAGACTGGGGATTGAATAAGCTGTATGAGCGTATCGATCATGAGTTTGATGATGAACGTGGCCATGCCACAAAACTGATCGAGCGCATGCTCTTTTTGGAAGGCACCCCGGATATGCAAACCCGCACTGGCTTTAAAGTGGGTAAAGAAGTGCCTGAAATGCTGGAAAGTGACTTGCGTGTTGAATATGAAGTGGACGCCAAGCTTCGTGAAGTTATCGCGATGTGCGAAAAAGAAAGCGACTTTGTCACCCGTGATATGCTAATTGAGTTGCTAGACGATACAGAAATGGACCACGCACACTGGCTGGAACAACAGCTTAAGCTGATCAAAATGGTGGGCCTGGCTAATTATCTGCAGTCCCAAATGTAA
- the bfr gene encoding bacterioferritin has translation MQGDRQVIASLNDILTSELTSINQYFLHARMFKNWGIHNLNERNYKKSIKDMKQADDLIERILFLEGLPNLQALGKLYIGETPEEMLACDTKFQLEQIPQLKTSIALCEQKQDYVSRDLLESILEYEEEHLDWLETQEYQIGALGLENYLQTQVIGDDE, from the coding sequence ATGCAAGGTGATAGGCAGGTAATCGCCTCACTGAACGACATTCTCACCAGTGAGCTGACATCCATTAATCAATATTTTCTGCATGCCCGAATGTTTAAAAACTGGGGCATTCATAATCTTAACGAACGTAACTATAAAAAGTCGATTAAGGACATGAAGCAGGCAGACGACCTTATCGAGCGAATTTTGTTTCTGGAAGGTCTGCCTAATCTTCAGGCGCTGGGTAAGCTTTATATCGGCGAAACCCCTGAAGAAATGCTCGCCTGTGATACAAAGTTTCAGTTAGAACAGATACCCCAACTGAAAACGAGTATTGCGCTGTGCGAACAGAAGCAGGATTACGTGAGCCGTGACCTGCTGGAGTCAATTTTAGAATACGAAGAAGAGCACCTTGACTGGCTTGAAACCCAGGAATATCAGATTGGTGCGCTGGGTCTTGAAAATTATCTACAAACCCAGGTAATCGGAGATGACGAATGA
- a CDS encoding cation:proton antiporter family protein yields the protein MEYIFLLFAFLCGLTVKMTGIPPMVGYLAAGFILNALGFTASDQLQQIASLGITIMLFTIGLKLNVKDLSRREVWAGSVSHTLIWVGVVTGVLYGVAAFMGSVTGAIDFQSAALIAFALSFSSTVCVVKILEEAGEGKTRHGRLAIGVLVMQDVFAVVFMVAATGKLPSVWALALLLVFPALPLLNKMLNKSGHGELLPLTGFILALGAYQLFELVSIKGDLGALLIGMLLAKHSKATELSKSLLAFKDLFLIGFFLSIGLTALPDVPMLTMALIVCLLLPFKAFLFFALMTGLQLRARTSYLTSLVLSNFSEFGLIVGSLAVSLGLLSDKWLVVLALSVSLSFVITSLLYRNSHSRYIRIKDKITRFERKKRLPEDIYPSIDEAHFMVIGMGRVGMGAFQSLSKLVNSRVVGMDADRVKIRRLKAKGLNVICGDGEDIDLWDNLDISNAQLILLALPSIEDAINITGQLKHAGFDGKVAAIARYEDEVNALLENGVDKVFNFFTEAGLGFAEESLAYVHANQDVVVPAK from the coding sequence ATGGAATATATTTTTCTTCTGTTTGCCTTTTTGTGTGGCCTCACTGTAAAAATGACAGGCATTCCTCCGATGGTAGGTTATCTGGCAGCAGGGTTTATTTTAAATGCGCTGGGATTCACCGCGTCGGACCAACTACAGCAAATTGCCAGTCTTGGTATTACGATTATGCTGTTTACTATTGGCCTTAAGCTTAACGTGAAGGATTTGAGCCGGCGAGAAGTCTGGGCTGGTAGTGTCTCTCATACACTGATTTGGGTCGGCGTGGTGACCGGCGTGCTGTATGGCGTGGCGGCGTTCATGGGTAGCGTCACCGGCGCGATAGACTTTCAAAGCGCAGCCCTTATTGCCTTTGCGCTGAGTTTTTCCAGTACCGTTTGTGTGGTAAAAATCTTAGAAGAAGCCGGAGAGGGAAAAACCCGTCACGGCAGGCTCGCGATAGGCGTGCTGGTTATGCAGGATGTCTTTGCTGTCGTATTCATGGTTGCAGCAACCGGCAAACTGCCCTCCGTCTGGGCCCTGGCACTGCTGTTGGTATTCCCGGCCCTGCCCCTTCTTAATAAAATGCTGAATAAATCAGGGCACGGCGAATTACTGCCACTTACAGGGTTCATTCTGGCACTGGGCGCTTATCAGCTTTTCGAGCTGGTCAGTATCAAAGGCGACCTGGGTGCACTGCTTATCGGCATGTTGTTGGCCAAGCATTCAAAAGCTACTGAGCTGTCTAAATCGCTCCTGGCATTCAAAGACTTGTTCCTGATAGGTTTTTTCCTGTCTATCGGCCTGACTGCGCTGCCTGATGTTCCGATGCTCACAATGGCCCTCATTGTCTGCTTATTGCTGCCTTTTAAAGCATTTCTATTCTTTGCACTGATGACAGGCCTGCAGCTTCGTGCCCGGACAAGTTACCTCACCAGTCTTGTACTCAGCAATTTCAGCGAATTTGGTCTTATCGTGGGCTCGCTGGCTGTATCTTTGGGATTACTTAGCGACAAGTGGCTGGTAGTATTGGCACTCAGTGTCTCGTTGTCGTTCGTGATCACCAGTCTGCTATATCGGAACTCTCATAGCCGGTATATCCGTATAAAAGACAAAATCACACGTTTCGAGCGCAAAAAGCGATTACCCGAAGATATCTATCCAAGCATCGATGAAGCGCACTTCATGGTCATCGGTATGGGTCGTGTGGGAATGGGCGCGTTTCAGTCACTCAGCAAACTGGTTAACAGTCGTGTAGTCGGAATGGATGCTGATCGCGTTAAAATCCGACGCCTGAAAGCAAAAGGCCTGAACGTTATTTGTGGCGACGGCGAAGACATTGACCTTTGGGATAATCTGGACATCTCAAACGCACAGCTTATCTTACTTGCATTACCTTCTATTGAAGATGCGATTAATATTACCGGTCAGCTAAAGCATGCTGGTTTTGATGGAAAGGTGGCCGCGATTGCCCGCTATGAAGATGAAGTAAACGCCCTGTTGGAAAATGGCGTAGATAAAGTTTTTAACTTCTTTACCGAAGCTGGTTTGGGCTTTGCTGAGGAAAGTCTGGCATATGTCCATGCAAATCAGGATGTTGTGGTCCCGGCCAAATAA
- a CDS encoding alpha/beta fold hydrolase, giving the protein MWILLAFLALLGFLYWYTYPRLGEILLAAYVKRAMQQARLVRRRYSINGISLSVLETEGSRNRHKPLMMMVHGFAGDNNIWLSLANLFKDEYHIVIPDLPGHGQTGFSTEWHYKVSDHGKLLTALIWRLGYQKATLVGNSMGGYITAWMAKHQSSAVSSSVLLCPAGMPANKKSRLDAMLDKGQNPFFITRRRGYYRLLSMAMASGPYIPRIVKDVLADQHIARVNEYQQVFDDFVASGYINEKELATTSTPVLIIWGGKDGLLDVSALDNWLACLHCDWEIFHDVGHMPMAEAPARTYQRIQNFVHSNKIRQAA; this is encoded by the coding sequence ATGTGGATTTTGCTCGCTTTTCTGGCGCTTCTTGGTTTTCTTTACTGGTACACCTACCCGCGCTTAGGTGAGATTTTGCTGGCAGCCTATGTAAAGCGCGCGATGCAACAGGCACGCCTGGTTCGTCGCCGTTACTCGATAAACGGCATCAGCCTGAGCGTGCTTGAAACTGAAGGCAGCCGCAACAGGCATAAGCCGCTGATGATGATGGTCCACGGGTTTGCCGGTGACAACAACATCTGGCTTTCGCTGGCCAATTTATTTAAAGATGAATATCACATCGTTATTCCTGATTTGCCCGGGCATGGCCAGACCGGCTTTTCTACTGAGTGGCATTACAAGGTCAGCGACCACGGAAAACTACTGACTGCGTTAATCTGGCGTCTGGGATACCAAAAAGCGACTTTGGTAGGTAACTCAATGGGCGGTTATATCACCGCATGGATGGCCAAACATCAGTCCAGTGCGGTTTCCTCTTCGGTCTTACTGTGCCCTGCGGGCATGCCTGCTAATAAGAAAAGCCGACTTGATGCCATGCTGGATAAGGGGCAGAACCCGTTTTTCATCACTCGCAGGCGGGGTTATTACCGCCTGCTGTCAATGGCAATGGCCAGTGGCCCCTATATCCCGCGCATTGTTAAAGATGTGCTGGCAGATCAGCATATTGCCAGGGTCAATGAATACCAGCAGGTGTTCGACGATTTCGTCGCCTCCGGATACATTAATGAAAAAGAGCTGGCAACCACATCAACACCCGTTTTGATTATCTGGGGAGGCAAAGACGGCTTGCTGGATGTATCAGCACTCGATAACTGGCTGGCGTGTCTTCACTGCGACTGGGAAATTTTTCATGATGTCGGGCATATGCCAATGGCAGAAGCACCTGCCAGGACTTATCAGCGCATCCAGAACTTCGTACATAGCAATAAAATACGTCAGGCAGCCTGA